A genomic region of Erythrobacter sp. SCSIO 43205 contains the following coding sequences:
- a CDS encoding class II aldolase/adducin family protein produces MATQLKPDSSLEGKVSAQEWQARLDLAACYRIFDHLGWGESIYNHISIAVPGEEGAFLINPFGLLYDEVTASNLVKIDVEGNNIGGSPYMVNKAGFTQHAHFHKVLGGRANAICHVHTTATMAVCSHKDGLLPISFYACNFQNQIGYHDFEGVTVRAEEGERLVQNLGNHSILMLRNHGPVVMDGTIQGMFVKMWALQRACEIQIATLSQGEPKVVPQEVIDVHQRDLSVMASQGGAGVFDFEAWKRRIDKIDDSWRN; encoded by the coding sequence ATGGCAACGCAATTAAAGCCTGACAGCAGCCTTGAAGGCAAAGTGAGTGCGCAAGAGTGGCAAGCACGCCTCGATCTGGCGGCCTGCTACCGCATTTTTGACCATCTTGGCTGGGGCGAATCGATTTACAATCACATCTCCATCGCTGTGCCAGGAGAAGAGGGTGCGTTCCTCATCAATCCATTTGGTTTGCTTTACGATGAAGTGACCGCTTCCAACCTCGTCAAGATTGATGTCGAAGGCAACAATATCGGCGGCTCGCCTTACATGGTGAACAAAGCGGGCTTCACTCAGCACGCGCATTTTCACAAAGTTCTGGGCGGACGCGCCAATGCAATCTGCCACGTTCACACCACCGCGACCATGGCAGTGTGCAGCCACAAGGACGGCCTCCTGCCAATCAGCTTTTACGCCTGCAATTTCCAGAACCAGATCGGCTATCACGACTTTGAAGGCGTGACAGTGCGCGCTGAGGAAGGGGAGCGCCTCGTGCAAAACCTCGGCAATCACTCAATCCTGATGCTGCGCAATCATGGTCCGGTTGTGATGGATGGCACTATTCAGGGGATGTTTGTGAAGATGTGGGCGCTGCAACGCGCCTGCGAGATCCAAATCGCGACCCTTTCACAAGGTGAGCCCAAAGTGGTGCCGCAAGAGGTGATCGATGTGCACCAGCGCGACCTTTCAGTCATGGCCAGTCAGGGCGGCGCAGGCGTGTTCGATTTCGAAGCGTGGAAGCGCCGCATCGACAAGATCGACGACAGCTGGCGTAATTAA
- a CDS encoding MFS transporter, protein MADIDPSLKAENAANADQGNAIPTGRMALLFMVMLVTAAGNTAMHSVMPSIGTALEISDVWISLAYSWSALLWVVCAPFWARRSDKRGRKAMMALGLVGFIVSMSLCGLVLWMGFAGWITGLATLLFFAIARSAYGAFGSAAPPAVQAYVAARTSRSERTKALSLIASSFGLGTVVGPVLAPLMIIPFFGIGLTGPAWCFALIGVATLVLLRLRLPNDTPQFEARGKTFGDPNAGLSNSDDLDDSDDKERGTLPQGDQARLKWFEPRLRHWVIASLFGGHAQAMIMGVIGFLVLDRLNMREDFTQGAALVSLVMAFGAIATLLAQWGIIPRFKIGPRAATLSGMIVAALGTAILGIADTVVGLSLGYAIACLGFGLFRPGTTAGTSLAVSRAEQGQASGIVASVAGASFIYAPALGVWLYNVNDWLGFGFIIMICLGVTLVGWRNLEADEVLTTDR, encoded by the coding sequence ATGGCCGATATTGACCCATCCCTTAAGGCTGAAAACGCAGCCAACGCCGATCAAGGCAACGCCATCCCGACGGGGCGCATGGCGCTCTTGTTCATGGTCATGTTGGTGACGGCTGCTGGCAACACAGCAATGCACTCGGTCATGCCCTCTATCGGCACCGCGCTAGAGATCAGTGACGTGTGGATCAGCCTCGCTTACTCCTGGTCTGCTCTTTTGTGGGTCGTTTGTGCCCCTTTCTGGGCCAGGCGTTCGGACAAGCGGGGGCGCAAGGCGATGATGGCGCTCGGACTGGTCGGCTTTATCGTCAGCATGAGCCTTTGCGGGCTGGTCTTGTGGATGGGCTTTGCCGGGTGGATTACGGGGCTAGCAACGCTGCTCTTTTTCGCCATCGCCAGAAGCGCTTACGGCGCATTTGGCAGCGCCGCGCCGCCCGCCGTGCAAGCCTATGTCGCTGCGCGCACCTCGCGCTCTGAACGCACCAAGGCGCTGTCTCTCATCGCGTCAAGCTTTGGCCTTGGCACGGTGGTTGGCCCGGTTCTCGCCCCGCTAATGATTATCCCGTTTTTCGGAATTGGCCTTACGGGGCCCGCCTGGTGCTTTGCCCTCATAGGCGTGGCGACGCTCGTCCTGTTGCGCCTGCGCCTTCCCAATGACACGCCTCAATTCGAAGCGCGCGGCAAGACCTTTGGCGACCCGAACGCCGGGCTTTCCAATTCCGATGATCTGGACGACAGCGACGACAAAGAGCGCGGCACCTTGCCCCAAGGCGATCAAGCGCGCCTCAAATGGTTTGAGCCACGCCTTCGCCATTGGGTGATTGCCTCGCTGTTTGGCGGCCACGCGCAGGCGATGATCATGGGGGTGATCGGCTTTCTGGTGCTCGACCGCCTCAATATGCGCGAGGATTTTACGCAAGGCGCAGCGCTCGTCAGCCTTGTCATGGCCTTTGGCGCGATCGCGACGCTGCTTGCACAGTGGGGAATTATTCCGCGCTTCAAGATCGGCCCACGCGCCGCGACCCTGTCCGGCATGATCGTTGCAGCCCTTGGCACCGCTATTCTGGGCATTGCGGATACGGTTGTGGGGCTATCGCTGGGCTATGCGATTGCTTGCCTTGGCTTTGGCCTTTTCCGCCCCGGCACAACCGCAGGCACATCGCTCGCCGTGAGCCGCGCCGAACAAGGTCAGGCCTCAGGCATCGTTGCCAGCGTCGCGGGCGCAAGCTTCATTTATGCACCCGCGCTCGGCGTTTGGCTTTACAATGTCAACGACTGGCTCGGCTTCGGCTTTATCATCATGATTTGCCTTGGCGTTACCCTTGTCGGATGGCGTAATCTTGAAGCGGACGAAGTGCTCACGACAGACCGCTAG
- a CDS encoding alkene reductase encodes MTDAPKHEALFQPLKMGALEARNRIFMAPLTRGRAADPMFVPNSMMETYYRQRSGAGMILTEATGISTEGLGWPSAPGIWSDEQTESWKPIVDAVHEEGGLISMQLWHMGRIVHPYFLDGKPPFSASETKAPGEAHTPEGKKEFVTARAMTHDDIKRTVDDYRRAAENAKKAGFDSVQLHGANGYLVDQFLRDGTNHRDDEYGGSPENRTRFMREALEAIVDVWGADRVGIRLSPNGDSQGTDDSNPPATFGAAAKVIEEMGLAYLELRQPGPDGTFGRTDVPKQDALIRELYSGALILNSDYTAQEADDDVSSGRCDAVSFGRPYISNPDLEKRIAAGAEFNPNKDVPKSWYFPTPEGYIDYLTLEEEKAAANAA; translated from the coding sequence ATGACCGATGCACCGAAACACGAGGCCCTTTTTCAGCCGCTCAAAATGGGCGCGCTTGAGGCTCGCAACCGTATCTTCATGGCACCGCTGACCCGTGGGCGCGCGGCCGATCCGATGTTCGTGCCCAATTCGATGATGGAAACCTATTACCGTCAACGTTCAGGCGCGGGGATGATCCTGACCGAGGCGACGGGTATTTCCACCGAAGGGCTTGGCTGGCCATCGGCTCCCGGTATTTGGTCCGATGAGCAGACGGAAAGCTGGAAACCAATTGTCGATGCGGTCCACGAAGAGGGCGGTCTTATTTCCATGCAGCTTTGGCACATGGGCCGGATCGTGCACCCCTATTTCCTCGACGGGAAGCCCCCCTTCTCCGCCAGCGAAACCAAAGCTCCGGGCGAAGCGCACACGCCAGAGGGAAAGAAGGAATTCGTCACCGCACGCGCCATGACGCATGACGATATCAAGCGCACGGTCGATGATTATCGTCGGGCGGCTGAAAACGCGAAGAAGGCTGGGTTCGACAGCGTCCAGTTGCACGGAGCGAATGGCTATCTCGTCGATCAATTCCTGCGCGATGGCACCAATCACCGCGATGATGAATATGGCGGCTCGCCTGAAAACCGCACCCGCTTTATGCGCGAGGCATTGGAAGCGATTGTCGATGTCTGGGGCGCGGACCGCGTTGGTATTCGCTTGTCGCCTAATGGCGACAGCCAGGGCACAGACGACAGCAATCCGCCAGCGACCTTTGGCGCAGCGGCCAAGGTGATCGAGGAGATGGGGCTTGCTTACCTTGAACTGCGCCAACCGGGCCCTGATGGCACCTTTGGCCGCACCGACGTGCCCAAGCAGGACGCACTTATCCGCGAGCTTTATTCTGGCGCGCTGATCCTCAATTCCGACTATACCGCGCAGGAAGCCGACGATGATGTGTCAAGCGGTCGCTGCGATGCGGTGAGCTTTGGCCGGCCCTATATCTCCAACCCTGATCTGGAAAAACGGATTGCCGCAGGGGCCGAGTTTAACCCCAATAAGGACGTGCCCAAAAGCTGGTACTTCCCGACGCCAGAAGGCTATATCGATTATCTGACTTTGGAAGAAGAAAAGGCCGCCGCAAACGCTGCCTGA
- a CDS encoding TonB-dependent siderophore receptor: MTHYRFKAALTVTCAAIAFPAVAEPNPNMEYVGEDILVSGDILQSNAVASVKTPTPIIDVPQSLSITTEEQIEERGWVSVGELIDYTPGVNNSQGEGHRDSVVFRGIRSTADFFIDGNRDDVQYYRSLYNVQQVEILRGPNALLFGRGGAGGVLNRVTKKGEFEENFAGGQVAVDTFGEYSIFADLNLSSSEQVAFRVNAAYESLDNHRDFYDGERIGFNPTARFAAGEDTIVDLSYEYAKHDRFIDRGIPTGADGRPVEAFTDITFGDAELNFNELEAHLFRANVTHKFSDEWKGVASAFYGDYDKVYSNFYASGYNELATPDVVTTDGYIDRTVRDNLILSGNLVGEFETGSLGHTLLIGGEYIRTNSRQDRINPVWSDSQDDNEFFTIQRPLNFRNGVGVAANGNPTSVTFDRAVSLNDDTDVDIEVFSLFVQDEIEVTDWLNIVVGGRFDSFDIEVLDLAGTNGLRTRKDEEFSPRGGIILKPQENISVYASYSKSFLPRSGEQFANINGTANALDPDTFTNLEAGIKWDFEPGLSFTAAVFDIEQSSPQPSDNDPETLDVIDSTIQGFEIQLQGEVLPGWSIQAGYSYLDGRQVDSFGNAGLRPRELPENMFSLWNKVDVTDRFGLGLGITHQSESFITNGTVSYTGLNGDVVTTRAILPAYTRVDAAAYYEVSEDWRVQVNVENLTDTTYFPNSHSTHQASVGAPINARFAISGRF, from the coding sequence TTGACACATTACCGCTTCAAGGCCGCACTCACTGTAACGTGCGCCGCAATTGCCTTTCCTGCTGTGGCCGAACCCAATCCCAATATGGAATATGTCGGCGAGGACATTCTGGTCAGCGGCGACATCCTGCAATCGAACGCGGTTGCCTCGGTCAAAACACCGACTCCGATTATCGACGTGCCACAAAGCCTTTCGATTACCACTGAGGAACAAATCGAAGAACGCGGTTGGGTCAGCGTTGGCGAACTGATCGATTACACCCCCGGTGTGAACAATTCCCAAGGCGAAGGGCACCGCGATTCGGTCGTCTTTCGCGGCATCCGCTCAACGGCTGATTTCTTCATCGACGGCAACCGCGACGACGTCCAATATTATCGCAGCCTCTACAACGTCCAGCAGGTCGAAATCCTGCGCGGTCCCAACGCGCTTTTGTTTGGTCGCGGCGGTGCAGGCGGCGTGCTGAACCGCGTCACCAAAAAGGGCGAGTTTGAAGAGAACTTTGCCGGTGGACAGGTCGCGGTGGACACCTTTGGCGAATACAGCATCTTTGCCGATCTCAACCTCTCAAGCTCCGAGCAGGTCGCCTTCCGCGTCAACGCAGCTTACGAAAGCCTCGATAATCACCGCGATTTCTACGACGGGGAACGCATCGGCTTTAACCCGACGGCGCGCTTTGCCGCAGGCGAGGACACGATCGTTGACCTTTCCTATGAATACGCAAAGCACGACCGCTTTATTGATCGCGGCATTCCAACAGGTGCCGATGGCCGCCCGGTCGAGGCCTTCACCGACATCACATTCGGCGATGCAGAGCTCAACTTCAACGAGTTGGAAGCGCATCTTTTCCGTGCGAATGTGACACACAAATTCTCGGACGAATGGAAAGGTGTCGCAAGCGCGTTTTACGGCGATTATGACAAGGTTTATTCCAACTTTTACGCCAGCGGTTACAACGAACTTGCAACGCCAGACGTGGTCACAACCGATGGCTATATCGACCGCACGGTGCGCGACAATCTCATCCTTTCAGGCAATCTCGTGGGTGAGTTTGAAACAGGCTCGCTTGGCCACACGCTTTTGATTGGCGGCGAATATATCCGCACCAATTCGAGGCAAGACCGCATCAACCCGGTGTGGAGCGACAGCCAGGATGACAATGAATTCTTCACGATCCAGCGCCCTTTGAACTTCCGCAATGGCGTGGGCGTTGCCGCCAATGGCAACCCGACCAGCGTCACTTTTGACCGTGCGGTGAGCCTCAATGACGACACCGATGTCGATATCGAAGTGTTCTCCCTCTTCGTTCAGGATGAGATTGAAGTCACCGATTGGCTCAACATCGTAGTGGGTGGCCGCTTCGACAGTTTCGATATCGAAGTGCTTGATCTTGCCGGCACCAATGGCCTTCGAACCCGCAAGGATGAAGAGTTTTCCCCTCGCGGCGGGATCATCCTCAAGCCGCAGGAGAATATCTCGGTTTATGCGAGTTATTCCAAAAGCTTCCTGCCGCGTTCAGGCGAACAATTCGCCAACATCAACGGCACGGCAAATGCGCTGGACCCTGATACCTTCACCAATCTCGAAGCCGGGATCAAATGGGATTTTGAACCCGGCCTCAGCTTCACGGCAGCCGTGTTCGACATCGAACAAAGCTCCCCCCAACCCAGTGACAATGATCCTGAAACGCTCGATGTCATCGACAGTACCATTCAAGGCTTTGAAATCCAGCTTCAGGGCGAGGTTCTGCCCGGCTGGAGCATTCAGGCCGGCTACAGCTACCTCGACGGGCGTCAGGTCGACAGTTTCGGGAACGCCGGGCTTCGTCCACGCGAATTGCCTGAGAATATGTTCTCACTGTGGAACAAGGTTGATGTGACGGACCGCTTTGGCCTTGGCCTTGGCATCACGCATCAATCGGAAAGCTTCATCACCAATGGGACGGTCAGCTACACCGGGCTTAATGGCGATGTGGTCACCACAAGAGCCATCCTGCCAGCCTACACGCGGGTTGATGCAGCCGCCTATTATGAAGTGAGCGAGGATTGGCGCGTTCAGGTGAATGTCGAGAACCTTACCGACACCACCTATTTCCCCAATTCGCACAGCACCCATCAGGCAAGCGTCGGCGCGCCGATCAATGCCCGCTTTGCGATCTCAGGGCGTTTCTAA
- a CDS encoding MATE family efflux transporter produces the protein MNSSNNLSPQNAAAKLTKGSIRGHLVSQTLPAIVGVTAIMSIGLVDAYFIGKLGSQELAAISFIFPVTTALSSLGVGVMVGINSVVARALGEGDEERCARRANFGLVFSVLIGILIGAALYALIEPLFTLMNAPENLRGLILDYMEPFALGFPLVLAIMGFNGVLRGQGEAKKTSYVSLTYAAANWVLDPILITGAFGFEGFGITGAAYASIIGYGIGAVMAFFLLRRTDIPLDPSLIRKGSWTDPAAAILKVAGPASFSNSINPIGLSVLTAIIATQSEAAVAGFGAAGRLQSFATVPLLALSGSIGAIVGQNWGAREYERARRAALYAFGFCLAWGVLLVIVFVPLAGQFARVFTNDPAVTQEFVSYINIASWGYAGFGILIVANGILNAIDKAAYALTQSAVRVFLIMLPFAWLFIGEWGSEAVFSAELAANIVGGMTGAALAYWLLKTRAPDSNGL, from the coding sequence ATGAACAGTTCTAATAACCTCTCCCCTCAAAATGCGGCCGCCAAGCTGACCAAAGGTTCAATCCGAGGTCATTTGGTTTCGCAGACTTTGCCAGCGATTGTGGGCGTGACGGCGATCATGTCGATTGGCCTTGTCGATGCCTATTTCATCGGCAAGCTGGGGTCGCAAGAGCTTGCGGCCATATCCTTTATCTTCCCGGTCACAACGGCGCTTTCATCGCTTGGCGTTGGCGTAATGGTGGGGATCAATTCGGTTGTCGCAAGAGCCCTTGGCGAAGGCGATGAGGAACGGTGCGCGCGAAGGGCCAATTTCGGGCTCGTATTTTCGGTTTTGATCGGAATCCTCATTGGCGCAGCTCTTTATGCTCTGATCGAGCCGCTCTTCACCCTGATGAACGCGCCCGAAAATCTGCGCGGCCTGATCCTCGATTACATGGAGCCATTTGCGCTCGGCTTTCCGCTGGTGCTGGCGATCATGGGCTTTAACGGGGTCTTGCGCGGCCAAGGCGAGGCGAAAAAGACGAGCTATGTCTCGCTCACCTATGCAGCGGCCAACTGGGTGCTGGATCCGATCCTTATCACTGGTGCTTTCGGATTCGAGGGGTTTGGCATCACGGGCGCGGCTTATGCGAGCATTATCGGATACGGTATTGGCGCGGTCATGGCGTTTTTCCTTTTGCGGCGGACCGATATTCCGCTCGACCCCTCGCTCATTCGCAAAGGCAGTTGGACAGACCCTGCCGCCGCCATTCTCAAGGTAGCAGGGCCCGCGTCCTTCTCCAATTCGATCAACCCGATTGGCCTGTCGGTTCTGACCGCGATAATCGCCACGCAAAGCGAGGCAGCGGTTGCAGGGTTTGGTGCAGCAGGCCGATTGCAAAGCTTTGCAACAGTGCCCCTGCTCGCACTTTCGGGTTCGATCGGGGCAATCGTTGGGCAAAACTGGGGCGCGAGAGAATATGAACGAGCGCGCCGGGCTGCGCTTTACGCCTTTGGTTTCTGCCTTGCATGGGGCGTCCTGCTCGTCATTGTCTTTGTTCCACTTGCAGGCCAATTTGCGCGAGTTTTCACCAACGATCCGGCAGTGACCCAGGAATTTGTCTCGTACATCAACATCGCATCATGGGGTTATGCCGGTTTTGGTATCCTGATTGTCGCCAACGGCATTTTGAACGCGATCGACAAAGCGGCCTACGCCCTCACCCAATCTGCGGTGCGCGTGTTTCTCATCATGTTGCCATTTGCATGGCTGTTTATCGGGGAATGGGGTAGCGAGGCGGTCTTCTCGGCCGAGCTTGCCGCCAATATCGTTGGCGGAATGACAGGCGCAGCGCTGGCTTACTGGCTGCTAAAAACCCGCGCACCCGATAGCAATGGGTTGTAG
- the lipB gene encoding lipoyl(octanoyl) transferase LipB, giving the protein MASAAQTLPQELAHTSVEWRRDEALVPYREALEAMETRNAAIAAGEAKEQIWLLEHPPVYTAGTSADPAELTDPRFDVVEVGRGGRYTYHGPGQRVGYLMLDLGKRGKDVRCFVYAIEGWVIDTLSDFGIEAWRAEGRVGIWCQDIDGREAKIGAIGVRVRRWVTMHGLSVNLDPDLSHFGGIVPCGIDEFGVTSLARLGKSVSTEQWDEALIKRADGFLGTLEAARIRACRK; this is encoded by the coding sequence ATGGCAAGCGCAGCGCAAACTTTGCCCCAAGAACTCGCACACACCAGCGTCGAATGGCGCCGGGACGAGGCTCTCGTGCCTTATCGCGAGGCGTTAGAGGCGATGGAGACGCGCAACGCCGCGATTGCTGCGGGCGAGGCTAAGGAGCAGATTTGGCTGCTTGAACATCCCCCGGTGTACACAGCAGGCACCAGCGCGGACCCGGCTGAGCTCACCGATCCGCGATTTGATGTGGTCGAGGTAGGGCGCGGCGGGCGCTATACCTATCACGGGCCGGGACAGCGTGTGGGTTATCTCATGCTCGACCTTGGCAAGCGCGGCAAAGATGTGCGCTGCTTTGTCTATGCAATTGAAGGCTGGGTGATTGACACGCTTTCCGATTTCGGGATCGAAGCATGGCGCGCGGAAGGACGCGTAGGGATCTGGTGTCAGGATATTGACGGGCGCGAGGCAAAGATCGGCGCGATCGGCGTGCGCGTGCGCCGTTGGGTTACGATGCACGGGCTTTCTGTTAACCTTGACCCGGACCTTTCCCATTTTGGCGGGATTGTCCCATGCGGCATTGATGAGTTTGGCGTTACCAGCCTCGCGCGGCTTGGCAAAAGCGTTTCAACCGAGCAATGGGACGAGGCGCTGATAAAGCGCGCGGATGGATTTTTGGGCACGCTTGAGGCGGCCCGCATAAGGGCGTGCAGGAAATGA
- the arsC gene encoding arsenate reductase (glutaredoxin) (This arsenate reductase requires both glutathione and glutaredoxin to convert arsenate to arsenite, after which the efflux transporter formed by ArsA and ArsB can extrude the arsenite from the cell, providing resistance.), with protein MKATIWHNPKCGTSRKTLAILEERDDVELTVVEYLKNPPSREKLAQLYSDMGITPCEGLRIRGTDATERGLTGADANTVLEAMESDPILIERPIVETEKGAAICRPQEKVLDLL; from the coding sequence ATGAAAGCAACCATCTGGCACAATCCCAAATGCGGCACTTCGCGCAAAACGCTGGCTATTCTGGAAGAGCGCGATGATGTTGAGCTGACCGTGGTGGAGTATCTGAAAAACCCGCCGAGCCGCGAAAAGCTGGCGCAGCTTTATTCCGATATGGGGATCACGCCATGCGAGGGGCTGCGGATTCGCGGCACCGATGCAACAGAGCGCGGGCTGACGGGGGCGGATGCGAACACTGTGCTCGAAGCGATGGAATCAGATCCCATTTTGATCGAGCGCCCGATTGTCGAAACCGAAAAAGGCGCCGCCATCTGCCGCCCACAGGAGAAGGTGCTCGACCTGCTTTGA
- a CDS encoding (2Fe-2S)-binding protein: protein MPRMTINGRPLEFDLDPDMPLLFALREAANLTGTKNGGGGAACECGACMVLVDGAALRSCRITLAEAEGRFITTIEGLSRDRSHPVQQAMVAEQAIQCGFCTPGIVMAAAGLLSRNPSPSKADIEEAIPNDCRCGVFPRLVSVIERAARVARREESISAAPAPAIDTSDAAKAVPALRTVPKSEDSGT from the coding sequence GTGCCGCGTATGACCATCAACGGGCGTCCGCTCGAATTTGATCTCGACCCGGATATGCCCTTGCTCTTCGCGCTGCGCGAGGCGGCGAACCTTACCGGTACAAAAAACGGAGGCGGGGGCGCAGCGTGTGAATGTGGGGCGTGCATGGTGCTGGTCGATGGGGCGGCCTTGCGCTCGTGCCGGATCACTCTGGCCGAGGCCGAGGGGCGCTTCATCACCACGATCGAAGGGCTTTCGCGCGACCGTTCTCATCCTGTCCAGCAAGCCATGGTGGCAGAACAAGCAATCCAGTGCGGTTTTTGCACGCCGGGTATCGTGATGGCCGCCGCTGGCCTTTTGTCGCGCAACCCTTCGCCAAGCAAAGCCGACATTGAAGAGGCGATCCCTAACGATTGCCGCTGCGGCGTCTTTCCCCGGCTGGTCAGCGTGATAGAGCGGGCCGCGCGTGTCGCGCGCCGGGAAGAAAGCATCAGCGCCGCGCCTGCCCCTGCAATCGACACAAGCGATGCAGCCAAAGCGGTCCCTGCGCTTAGAACCGTGCCGAAATCCGAAGACTCCGGCACGTAA